In Archaeoglobus profundus DSM 5631, the sequence CCTTGCGTTGAAGTACATCGTAGGCTGAAAAACAGCAAAATTTTTACTACTCAATTTTTATCAATATGTATGAGAATCGTAGCGCTGGGAGACATTCACAACGAAGATGTTACAGTTCCAGATGGTGATTTAATTGTGATAGCTGGCGATTTTACAGTTGAAGGGCCAGTCGAGTTTGCCAAAAAGTTCTTGGATAAAATAGAAGGTAGAGTTTTGGCAATTCCGGGAAACATGGATCCAAAAGGGGTTTTAGATATCCTAGAATCTAGAGGAGTCTCAATACACAGAAAGACTGTTGAAATTAATGGGATAACATTCTTCGGATTTGGAGGTTCTTCTACCACACCATTTAACACACCGTTTGAATTCGATGATGAAGAGATTGAGAAACACATTTCGGGATTCAAAGCAGATGTAGCTATCTTTCACGACACACCTTATGGCATCTTTGACTGGGTTGGTGGCAAGAGTGTAGGCAGTATGGCTGTAAGGAGATGGATAGAAAGCGTTAAGCCGAAGCTGGTATTCTGTGCACATATTCATGAGCATGAAGGAGTTGCAAAACTCAACGATACTCTGATAGTCAAAATCCCCCCAGCAAATAAGGGTAGGGGAGTTATAGTCGAATTTGAAGATTTCAGCAACGTGATAGTTAGATTCATTAGTTTAAAGCCCTAAGAACCTCTTGCCATCTTTCATTACGTGAAACGTATGCTCTGGAGTCCATATAACCCCAATTAGCTCATATTCTTTGTTTCCTCTAACCTTTCCCTTCTGGGGATAGAACAAGCCTATCTGCTTCCATCCATCATCGTCCTCAACCAAAACTATGAACTTCTCACCAGCTTTCTTGATTATGCATGCTCTACTTTCCAAGCCGAAGTAGTTTGCATAGCCGGTGTAATGAACGCTCCCCTCCTTTTGGAAGAGTACAAACTCGGAAATTCTCATTGAATGTGCTCTGGCAGGATGTATTTAACTCTTGCTCAAACTATATCTCTCGATGTGTCTATCTCTAAAACGCTCCTTTCAGTCTTGAATCTGACGTAATTTGGTATCGCGTAACCTCCGATCATTTTAGGTATTGCAAACTTGAAAATGAACCTTTCTCCGACTTTTTCGGACTCTATCACCATAACACCGTCACTTATGTACATTAGCTTTGAAAGCTCTTTGCTTTCATAATAATCCTTTAGAACAATTGCGTTGATTATCAAATCGTTGCTGTATGCGATTGTTCTCAGCTCAAGCGCCTCCTTGTAATCTCCCTTAAACTCTACACACTCTGACACTTCTCAAATTCCTTAGACTATCAAAATCTACGACTTCAAAGCTGTAGCCCAGTGCTTTAGCTTCGTTCATTACGATATCATTGGTCTTGAAACTCGGAACGTAGTAATCGCACATGCCGTAGATGAGAAGTTCGGGAGTTGCAAGGGGATCGATAAGGACTGTTATGAAGGATGGAACGGGAAAACCACCCGTAATCCTACCAACTATCTTGATACCGCTCTCGATTTTTCTCTTCATGCAAAGAGATTTGAGCAATGCATATAAAAAGCGTTTGGAAAAATTGTCTTCATGGAAGAAGTCTACTTTCAGTGCGACACGTATGGTTACGTTTTCCTAGAGAATCCGTACAAATTTCCAATTAAATGCCCACAGTGCGGAAGTGAAGATGTTGTAAGAATTTAGATTTCAATGCTTTCTATGAATCTCAACCTCTTCGGAATTGGCGGATGAGTTGACAGGAACTCCTGAAGTGGAGAAACCTCCATTCTCTTCAATCTCTCTATTTCGCTCGTTATTGGATTGGCCACGGCGTTGACAAGTGCGTAAATGAACAAAGTCTTCAGCTTACTCTCAGCTATCCTATCCATGAAAGACGGATACCTTTCGTAGAACAGATGAATCTTAGCCAAGCTTCTCTGCATAGCCGATTTGCTCGTGGCGAGTACTCCCTCAAAGTCTGCATAGTACTCTCTGAGTCTGCTGAAGGCCAGAACTAGTATCTGAACTATGAACGATATCAGCACTGCAGCAATCCCAACGATAGCTAGTTGTGCCCCCCTTCTATCGTCTCTCATACTTGCATGTATGAGTGCGTAGCCCAAGTAGAAGATTACCGACGGTAATAAACCGAAGAACAACATTACTAGGTTATCTCTGTGCTTGTGATGACCTATTTCGTGGCCTATAACGGCTTCAAGCTCATCTCTTGAAAGCATTTGAAGCAGTGTATCCGATACTGCTACGTATTTACCCGTTATGAAGTTACCGTAAGCGAACGCATTGGGTGGACTTCTTACTACAACCGCCTTAGGTGGCTTTACACCGAGCCTGTATGCAACGTCGTTCACAATTTCTTGCAGTCTGGCATCCCATCTAGCACTGTAACTTAAGTTAATCATGAACGGAGATACGAGGTACATCAGGAGATTTATTACGAGGATAAACACAGCTAGACCTAATACACTGACGTAGAAGCCAGCCAGACTTAGTATCGCGTAGATAGTTACGGAAGATATGAACACGATAAGCGCAGCCAGTATAACCATCGAAGTGTATAGGGAAAACTTACCCGCAAATTTACTCGCGACTTTCGGTGCTACTGTGCTCGCTAAGATTAGCATCAAGAAGTATCCTAACACCGCCAGCATCATGTATATTGGATCAAATATCAGGAACATGTGATGAGAATATCATCGGGTGATAAATTCCTTTCGCTAAACTTGGACGAGTCTTCCGTTTTCTACTTTTAATTTCCCCGTTTTGTAGCACACGTCACTCAACTGACATTCAGCTTCGAATACGTATGTTGAGTAATCGAAGGAACTTTCATCCCTCTTAATCGTTATCAGAACATCATACAAATCGCTGATGTAGTAATCGATCCTCGTTTGAGTTTTCAGATGTTTAAATCCAAAAAGTGTTATATCTCTTGGAAGGATTCCGTAGGATTCGAGTAGGAGTCTCAAAGCCTCCTTTTCATCCAGCATGCTCATGATGTAGGCTATACTGCTGTAAAGTATCAAAACAGACTTTCTATCCAAACATCTTAGAGTTTCCATCAGAGCTACGAATTCTTCTCTTGGTGTGCTGTGTTCTATAAATGCGTAGAGCTTCCCAAAGTTAATTTCATTCGAATGACCTATCTTGATTATATTGATGTTGTCCAAAAGTTTTGCCATGTTGGAATCCGAAAACATGAGATACTCAGCTCTTCTACAAAATCTGTAATAGATGGTATCGGAATAAATGACTATATATACATCTCTGCCTGAAAACGTTGGAATTATATACTGAAAAATGAATAGGTCTTTGACTACGGAAGAATCGTAAAGTACTCTCGTTCTCATTCCCTTTAACTCTTTCAGAAGCTCTGTCAGATTAACGTATATATCCTCCATTGTTAATGCTCATCAGGTAAAAGGTTATATAAAAGCTTAGTGCTTGTTAGCACAGAGATGATGAATTCAGCCTTGACTGAACAATGATGAAACCTGGCTGTCTGATCACAGCTTTTTAACCATATACTCAAACCTTTTTCTGTATCCGAACTTCCTGTAGTATTCTCTAACTCCAACACCACTTATAACTGCAATCTCATCAAACTTTTCTTTTGCAATCTCTTCAGCAGTCTTAAGAAGTTTCTCACCAAAACCTCGATGCTGGAATGCTCCTTTCTCCTTTACACCTATCGGAACAGCCCTACCGTAAACGTGCAACTCCCTTATTAGTGCACAGTCCTCTATAGCCTTTATGAAAGGCTTATGCGGGAATCTCAGCCTGATGAATCCAATGAGAGCATCGTAGCTTGGAATCTCATAGGATATAAAGTATTCAATCCCCTTTGATGCCCTATATCTTCTAATCACAAGCTCTGCATCTTTCAACAATTCTTCAACATCCTTACCTCTCAGCTTGTGTCCAACTTCCCTACATCTTATGCATCTACAGCTGTAACCCAACTCCTTAAGCTTGGCATGAACTAACTGCCTTATGTTTCCCTTATCCAATCCGATAGCTTTATCGACTGGAATGTCTCTCTGAATTCTCTGAACTCTCACCCAAACTGGGAAACGCCTTTTAGCTAAAGCTATAAGCTCTACAACCTCCTCCGTGCTGTAAGGCTTGTATAAGCCCTTCTTATACCACTTGTAAAGCTCCGTTCCCTCAACAACCAGCGTTGGGTAAATCTTAAGGTAATCTGGCTTGAATCTCTCATCTTCAAATATGATCCTGAACATCTTTAGGTCCCTTTCAAAATTTGAATTTGGTAAACCGGGCATTACGTGATAACCAACTTTGAAGGCGGAATCCTTCAAGAGTTGAGTAGCCCTAACTATGTCCTCAACCGTGTGTCCTCTCCTTATTGTCTCAAGCACATCATCGTAAACGCTTTGCACACCAATTTCAACTTTAGTTCCGCCAAATCTCAACATCTCGATTATATGTTCCTCTCCGGCATAATCTGGGCGTGTTTCGAACGTTATACCGATACATCTGGCTTTAGCCCTCTCATTCTTTCTCTTAGCCTTCTCTAAATCTTTCTCGAACTTAAATCTCTTCTTTCCAAAAGCGTTCAAGGCGTTAAAGATTCCGAGCATGAACCATTCCTTGTATTCTCTAGGTCTCGCTGGAAATGTTCCACCCATCACGATTATCTCAACCTTGTCGACATCGTGCCCCAACTCGTGGAGCTCGTTCAACCTTGCATAAACCTGCCTGAACGGATGATAGTGATGCTGTCTCCCTCTCTGTGCCGCAGGCTCCAAACCAATATAGCTTTGTGGCGTACCTCTCTCAACTCCACCGGGACACATCAAGCACTTTCCATGAGGACATGGAGCTGGAGAAGACATCACACTCACAACAGCCACACCGGAAATCGTTCTTACTGGTTTAACCCTCAATAGATCTCTCAACTCCTCGTAACCCGCTCTACCCTTCCAAGCCTTGAGAATTTCGGCATCGCTAGGAATTTTAGGTAGCTTGAACCTTCGGCTGACTACTTTCTTTATCTTCGCAACTTCCTCCTTGCTCTTAGGCTTAATCCTCAGTATCTCCTTCCCTATCTCTATTAGTGCGTTCATGCTCCAAGACTTCTGGTAGGTACACTCTGTTTAAAAGGTTTGGTCGAGATTTATAAAGCGTAACTCAAAGGCTTGAAATCATGAAATCGATGTCATCATTGGACATCTACGTCTGCGTTAGGGAACTTCAAGAGTTAATAGGGGGAAAGGTTGAGAAGATTTATCACTATCCTCCCAACGAAATCAGAATAAAGATTTACGCTAAAGGAAGGAAGGATTTGATTATTGAAGCTGGTAGGAGAATTCATCTGACTATTTTCCCAAAAGAAAGTCCAAAATTTCCATCTCCCTTCGCCATGCTCCTGAGAAAGCACTTAGAAGGTAAGAGAATTGAGAAAATCTGGCAACACGACTTCGACAGGGTCGTAGTCATTGATTTTGGGGACAGGAAGATCGTTGCGGAGCTTTTTGCTAAGGGAAACGTTGCTCTAACTGATGAAAATTTTGACGTGATCATGGACATTCATGGGAAGAGGGGCAGATACGAGTTCCCCGAGAAAAAACCTCCTTTCGAGCTTACGCTTGATGAACTAAAGAAGCTCTGCAGTGAGGAGAAAGAAATAGTCAAGCTTTTGGCTGTGAAATGTGGGTTGGGAGGTTTGTTTGCAGAGGAGACATGCTTGAGAGCTGGGATCGACAAGAACAAGCTCGGCAAAGACTTGAGCGATGAAGAGTTTGAGAGAATATACAGAGCGATGATGTCCATATTTGAGCCAGTCTTCAAGGGAGATATAAAACCGCACATCGTGATAAAAGACGGTGAATATATAGACGTTTTGCCGATAGAGCTTGAATACTACAGAGATTACGAGAAGAAATATTTTGAGAGCTTTAACAAAGCTTTGGATGAATTCTATTCAAAGACAATTGCTGAAACTGAAGAAGAGGAGAGCGAGGAACTTAAAAAGCTTAGAAAAAGACTTGAGATCCAGCTTGAGAGCAAGAGGAAGCTTGAGGAGGAGGCTGAGAAGTTCAAGTCTCTGGGAGATTTTATATACGAGAACTACGCAACGATTGAGAAAGCCCTCAACGCATTTAGGCAGGCTAAAGAAAAGATGAGTTTTGAAGAGTTTAAGGCTAAGGCTAAGAGCCTTAAGTTTGTAAAAGATGTAGGAAAGGATTACGTTGTCATTGTCCTTAATGGAAAGGAGATAAGGCTTGATCTGGATAAAGACATACACGGAATTGCCGAATCTTACTACGAGAAGGCCAAGAAAGCTAGAGAGAAACTTGAAGGACTGCTTATCGCTATTGAGAAGACTAAAAAGGAGATTGAAGAAGCTGAAAGAAAGGAGAAGTTGAAATACACTGCACCCATAAGGATCGTTAGAAAGAGGGAGTGGTTTGAGAGGTTTAGGTGGTTTATAACTTCAGATGGATTTCTGGCAATAGGTGGTAGGAATGCTCAGATGAACGAGGAAATCGTTTCGAAGTATTTGGAGCCTAAAGATTTGTTCTTTCATACTCAAACACCCGGAGCACCAGCTGTTGTGCTTAAAAAGGGGTTGGAGGCTCCAGAAATTAGTATAGTTGAAACGGCTCAGTTTGCAGCGATTTACTCCTCGCTGTGGAAGCAGGGACTTCACAGTGGTGAAGTCTATTACGTCACAGCCGATCAAGTTAAAAAATCTGCAAAAGCTGGAGAATACTTGCCGAAAGGATCATTTTACATCGTCGGTAAGAGAAACTACATTACGGTCGAGCTTAAGTGTGCTGTAGGGGTTGATCTGAGCAACTTGAGAGTCATGGGCGGGCCTGTTTCTGCAATTTCGAAGC encodes:
- a CDS encoding metallophosphoesterase family protein; translation: MRIVALGDIHNEDVTVPDGDLIVIAGDFTVEGPVEFAKKFLDKIEGRVLAIPGNMDPKGVLDILESRGVSIHRKTVEINGITFFGFGGSSTTPFNTPFEFDDEEIEKHISGFKADVAIFHDTPYGIFDWVGGKSVGSMAVRRWIESVKPKLVFCAHIHEHEGVAKLNDTLIVKIPPANKGRGVIVEFEDFSNVIVRFISLKP
- a CDS encoding zinc metalloprotease HtpX, with the protein product MFLIFDPIYMMLAVLGYFLMLILASTVAPKVASKFAGKFSLYTSMVILAALIVFISSVTIYAILSLAGFYVSVLGLAVFILVINLLMYLVSPFMINLSYSARWDARLQEIVNDVAYRLGVKPPKAVVVRSPPNAFAYGNFITGKYVAVSDTLLQMLSRDELEAVIGHEIGHHKHRDNLVMLFFGLLPSVIFYLGYALIHASMRDDRRGAQLAIVGIAAVLISFIVQILVLAFSRLREYYADFEGVLATSKSAMQRSLAKIHLFYERYPSFMDRIAESKLKTLFIYALVNAVANPITSEIERLKRMEVSPLQEFLSTHPPIPKRLRFIESIEI
- a CDS encoding tRNA uridine(34) 5-carboxymethylaminomethyl modification radical SAM/GNAT enzyme Elp3, with the protein product MNALIEIGKEILRIKPKSKEEVAKIKKVVSRRFKLPKIPSDAEILKAWKGRAGYEELRDLLRVKPVRTISGVAVVSVMSSPAPCPHGKCLMCPGGVERGTPQSYIGLEPAAQRGRQHHYHPFRQVYARLNELHELGHDVDKVEIIVMGGTFPARPREYKEWFMLGIFNALNAFGKKRFKFEKDLEKAKRKNERAKARCIGITFETRPDYAGEEHIIEMLRFGGTKVEIGVQSVYDDVLETIRRGHTVEDIVRATQLLKDSAFKVGYHVMPGLPNSNFERDLKMFRIIFEDERFKPDYLKIYPTLVVEGTELYKWYKKGLYKPYSTEEVVELIALAKRRFPVWVRVQRIQRDIPVDKAIGLDKGNIRQLVHAKLKELGYSCRCIRCREVGHKLRGKDVEELLKDAELVIRRYRASKGIEYFISYEIPSYDALIGFIRLRFPHKPFIKAIEDCALIRELHVYGRAVPIGVKEKGAFQHRGFGEKLLKTAEEIAKEKFDEIAVISGVGVREYYRKFGYRKRFEYMVKKL
- the rqcH gene encoding ribosome rescue protein RqcH, with translation MKSMSSLDIYVCVRELQELIGGKVEKIYHYPPNEIRIKIYAKGRKDLIIEAGRRIHLTIFPKESPKFPSPFAMLLRKHLEGKRIEKIWQHDFDRVVVIDFGDRKIVAELFAKGNVALTDENFDVIMDIHGKRGRYEFPEKKPPFELTLDELKKLCSEEKEIVKLLAVKCGLGGLFAEETCLRAGIDKNKLGKDLSDEEFERIYRAMMSIFEPVFKGDIKPHIVIKDGEYIDVLPIELEYYRDYEKKYFESFNKALDEFYSKTIAETEEEESEELKKLRKRLEIQLESKRKLEEEAEKFKSLGDFIYENYATIEKALNAFRQAKEKMSFEEFKAKAKSLKFVKDVGKDYVVIVLNGKEIRLDLDKDIHGIAESYYEKAKKAREKLEGLLIAIEKTKKEIEEAERKEKLKYTAPIRIVRKREWFERFRWFITSDGFLAIGGRNAQMNEEIVSKYLEPKDLFFHTQTPGAPAVVLKKGLEAPEISIVETAQFAAIYSSLWKQGLHSGEVYYVTADQVKKSAKAGEYLPKGSFYIVGKRNYITVELKCAVGVDLSNLRVMGGPVSAISKHCDYYVVLEIGDKDINEISVEIAKTLVERAKEDERHVVKAIATPDEISKFLPPGKSRIVGVFPK